In one Candidatus Methylomirabilota bacterium genomic region, the following are encoded:
- a CDS encoding glucose 1-dehydrogenase — protein sequence MSTIHSGTAVVTGAGSGIGRATAQLLAARGAAVAAVDVQEAAARETANVITKAGGRAVAFQADVSRAADLDRAVDGAVAALGPLEIMVNNAGILDGYFNVDETDEAVWRRVLDIDLTGVFFGCKRALREMLPRGRGRIVNMASVAGLNGTGGGAAYVAAKHGVVGLTRQMAVTYSARGITVNAVCPGPILTGLRQHSQQLLGPGVPDMSGRGIAVSEEQIRAVVPAGRRGTVEDIAAAVCFLASEEAAYITGHTLVVDGGWRAK from the coding sequence ATGAGCACGATCCACAGTGGGACGGCGGTGGTGACCGGCGCCGGCTCGGGAATCGGTCGGGCCACCGCCCAGTTGCTGGCCGCCCGGGGCGCGGCGGTGGCGGCGGTCGACGTCCAGGAGGCCGCCGCCCGCGAGACCGCCAACGTGATCACCAAGGCCGGTGGCCGCGCCGTCGCCTTCCAGGCCGACGTGAGCCGGGCTGCCGACCTGGACCGCGCGGTGGACGGCGCTGTCGCCGCGCTGGGCCCCCTGGAGATCATGGTCAACAACGCCGGCATCCTGGACGGCTACTTCAACGTGGACGAGACCGACGAAGCGGTGTGGCGCCGGGTGCTCGACATCGACCTCACCGGCGTCTTTTTCGGCTGCAAGCGCGCACTGCGCGAAATGCTGCCGCGTGGCCGCGGTCGGATCGTCAACATGGCCTCGGTGGCCGGGCTCAACGGCACGGGTGGCGGCGCCGCCTACGTGGCGGCCAAGCACGGAGTGGTGGGGCTGACGCGACAGATGGCCGTGACCTATTCGGCTCGCGGCATCACGGTCAACGCGGTCTGCCCGGGACCGATCCTGACGGGGCTCCGGCAGCATTCCCAGCAACTCCTCGGTCCCGGCGTGCCCGACATGAGCGGCCGGGGTATCGCCGTCAGCGAAGAGCAGATTCGAGCGGTGGTGCCCGCAGGCCGCCGGGGGACGGTGGAGGACATCGCCGCCGCCGTGTGCTTCCTGGCCTCGGAGGAGGCCGCCTACATCACGGGGCATACCCTCGTCGTCGATGGGGGCTGGAGGGCAAAGTGA
- a CDS encoding alpha/beta hydrolase — translation MAFGMPAAAMMDDRVIQLRGGALSFQVLAAGRGVPLVYFHSMHEPGPWPAVLDRLAEHCAVTAPQHPGVGGSRGVETLDDVLDLTLAYEELLDALGIARAHLAGHFFGGMVAAELAALFPERVDRLVLVAPLGLWRDDAPSADILILPPDELSRLLWRDPTSEAAQQWAAQPVDETQKVAAQIESIARRAAIAKFVWPIPDKGLRKRLHRIEAPTLLLWGDADQVNPVSYADEWQCRIKGAAVKLLPGGHMLVHESPDAAATAMKEFLT, via the coding sequence GGGTGATCCAGCTTCGGGGTGGGGCGCTCAGCTTCCAGGTGCTCGCCGCCGGCCGGGGCGTCCCCCTGGTGTACTTTCACTCCATGCACGAGCCGGGCCCCTGGCCCGCCGTCCTCGATCGGCTGGCCGAGCATTGCGCGGTCACGGCCCCGCAGCATCCCGGCGTGGGAGGCTCCCGAGGGGTGGAGACGCTGGACGACGTGCTGGACCTGACCCTGGCCTACGAGGAGCTGCTGGATGCGCTGGGGATCGCCCGCGCCCACCTGGCCGGACATTTCTTCGGAGGCATGGTGGCGGCGGAGCTGGCGGCGCTGTTCCCCGAGCGGGTGGACCGGCTCGTGCTCGTCGCGCCGCTGGGCCTCTGGCGTGACGACGCGCCGTCCGCCGACATCCTCATCCTGCCTCCCGACGAGCTCAGCCGCCTGCTGTGGCGCGATCCGACGTCGGAGGCAGCGCAGCAGTGGGCCGCCCAGCCCGTGGACGAAACCCAGAAGGTCGCCGCCCAGATCGAGTCGATCGCTCGCCGGGCGGCCATCGCGAAATTCGTCTGGCCCATTCCGGACAAAGGACTGCGGAAGCGGCTGCATCGCATCGAGGCCCCAACGCTCCTGCTCTGGGGGGACGCGGATCAGGTGAACCCGGTCAGCTACGCCGACGAGTGGCAGTGCCGCATCAAGGGCGCGGCGGTGAAGCTGCTGCCGGGCGGTCACATGCTCGTTCACGAGTCCCCGGACGCCGCGGCGACCGCGATGAAGGAGTTCCTGACATGA